The DNA region CATACTTGTCCTAATTATATCACTGCTCTTCCTCACTGCCTAGACTCAACCTTACAAAAACAGCTTTTCAAAGCAAAAAACAGACCACGGCTATTAAACCGCGGTCTGCTCTAAATTTTATTCTACCTCTACCATTACCATCGTATCACCATTAACCAAGTATTCTGTTGGCACTGCTTTTTTAAAGGGACTGCCAAACAAAATCGAGCTGAAAGTTTTGTTATTATTAACGCCCGCTAAAGGGTTTAACATTTCTAAAGGATTATTCTCATTTTGAGTATTACTTAAAGCTTTTTTAATTTGTTTACCATTATTTTTTTCCTTAGGGAAATTCGGTAAAATATCCACTACAATATCTTGGTTATTATCTTGGTTATTAAATTCATCCACGATTTGAACCAAACTTTTATTTCTGGTCATCTCTTCTTGCAAGAAACTACTATCGCGTTGTTGCTGTTTAATCATCGCTTGAATCCAAGCAATCGAAGCACCGCCCCGTACCATTAAAGAAGCTTTTCCTTTAGGGAATTTTTCTGGAATAGTGTATTCAATAATTTTAGTTTGAGCTTTACCGCGATAAGGTTGGATTTTAACAGCAATTTCAAATTTTTCGCCCGCTTTTACTTTTTCTTGTCCAGGTTTAGCGGAAATAATTTTCGCCAATTTACATTCACTGGTAACATCTACATCTACATCTACATGCACAATATTAATTTTTTCAAAACGATTATCTGCTAATAAATTCATTCCCGCATATAGTTCACCTGTTGTCGCCCCAGTAATATTATTTTGACTATAAAACATGTTTTTTCGGCTAATTTTTCTTTCAGCCGGTAAATTATCCGCCACAATATTAAAACTTACCAAGGCACTGCCTTCACCATTGCGGTCTAAAACTCGATCCACTAAATTATAAACGCTACTTTCAATTAGAACTTTGCTCAATAATTCACTCGACAAAATTTGTAACGCAAATTCACGCTCCGTACCTTTATCACGATCGTGAACTTTCACTAACACCGGAATAATCTTAGGACTTCTCCCCAATACTCCTGCAATACCTGCGCCTCGATCTTGTTTAATTCTGCCAATTGGTTCACCTACTACGCCTAATTTAAAAGGCGAGGCTATCGACTTAACAGAAGTTAACATCCAAGCACGCGACATAAAATAATCTACATCACCTAATTTTAAAAAAGGATGACCAAAGGCTAACACCCGTCCCTGATCTACATAAGTTACTGTACCTAAAGCACCTAAATTCAAATCCCCTTTTACCAAATCAGCACTTACAGCACTTCCAGGTTCCAAGGGCTTGTCACTAACACTACCAGCAACATTACCTACCTCTTGCGCCGTTAAATTATAGACTTTGAGGCGTTCTTGCAGAAAAGACAAACCACGTTGGGTAAAACCACTAGCCATTAGCGCAGTACTCTTCGGTTGCATTTTATTTATCAGCGCTGCCTTTTCAGTTGTCTCCGGAAAAAAGTCTTGAACTGCCGCCGCTAATTCTTTGGTAATTGATTTTTCTTCCCCTTGAGCAACACTAGAAGTTTGCTCTTCCTTATTTTGCTCCGTCTTTTTTTCTTGTAATTTAATTTTTTCCAACTCTAAAGCCTTAGCATCAGCCTGGGCCATGGTATCAAATAGCTTTAACATCTCCCCAATAGGCGTCAACATGCCTACTGTTGAGTCTGTCATCCCCCAACCATAGGCAATAGCACCTACTAGCTTACCATCAATATATACAGGGCTCCCACTCATACCTTGGGCAATACCACCGGTCCGTTCAATTAGCGGTCCCGAAGTTTTTATTAAAATTAAACTGCCTCCTGTTGGTCCTTGTTGTGGCATAATCCCTAAAATTTCCACATCAAACTCTTCGATTGTATCGCCAGTAATAACTGTACGCGCTACCCCTTGCATGCCTGGGCGCAATTCTGCCACCGACATAAACTCTTGAGCTTTAACCTGGGGAACTACTAACAGTACTAATACCGCTACTAACATTCCCGTTATTATTTTTTTAATTTGCATCGTTTATTTTTCTCTCAACTTTCATTGCTTAATTTTTTATCACGGCAACTGCTTGTTGCACTTTTACTATTTCCCCTGGTTTAACCAATACTTCCACAACCGTACCATTTACAGTCGCTCTACTAGCTACAGCAATTCCTAAGGCTGTTTTTACACACACTAATACTTCGCCTTCTTTTACCTGTTGTCCCACTGCTACCAATTGCGTTGCCACAACCTCGCCTTGCAAAATGCTTTTTTGAACAACTAACGCTCCATTCGCTTTAGCTACGCCAATTACAGAAAATAATAGAACGAAGGCTATTCCTAGTAAAAATTTATTTTTACAAATTCTTTGCCACATAAATATCCCCCCTCTTTACCTAGATTATAGCTTGTGAAGCTTTATTTATCAAGTTTTCGGCGAGTAATTCCTAGAATATTACCGATGGCCCGTTCCTGTCGATTACCATCTGAAGGGTTATTCAGCAATTTATTCAAAACAACCAAGGTGCTCGAACCACCGCCATCGAAATTCATAGCCTCTACCGCACCTAAATCCAAGAGATATTGTGCCAACTCTTCCAAGGTAACACCACCACTATAATCACTCCGTCCATCAACAGTAACTAACAGCAATTGTTGATCGGCGGTAATCCCCACAGCACTACGCGGTGCTTTGCCTACCGCAATATCCGCCGGAAAACTTTCTTTTTCCGCAGTTACTAATATTTTTCCAGCTTTTACTAAGAGCGGACCCGCCCCCAAAATATTGTCATAGGCATCCGCTTTTTCACCTAAGGTTTGTCGAATTATTACCTTATCGCCAATTTTCAATTTACTTAATTCTGTCTGCATCGTGCCATGCGCCGATAAAATTTCTTGGCCGGCTTGCAAGCTAGTATTGCCTTGGGGATTAATGCTTTGCACCACCCCGTTACACACAAGTACTTCCAAGCCATAGGGATTTGTTTTGGTACTACTACCATACCAGGAATTATATAAAATCAAATCATTGTCCAGGCGTTCCCGATTAACAGCGCTAATATCCAAGCGTTTGCCACTAGGTAAAATCACTTCGCCTTGATAAGCAGTTTCCAAAATTTTATAACCCCATTTATCACTAATAGCTAAACTAGCTCGGGGCATGTCTTCCGTAGAAACAATTTGTCCTTGCAACTTAGTATTGCCAATAATTGTGCCATCAGTATCAAAATAGGCCGCATTAATACCCGCTAGTAAATGTTCTCCCGCTACTATTTTACTAACTGTCTCGCGCCCTAAAATTTGTTTTTTAGCCAAAAAA from Succinispira mobilis DSM 6222 includes:
- a CDS encoding SpoIVB peptidase S55 domain-containing protein; this encodes MQIKKIITGMLVAVLVLLVVPQVKAQEFMSVAELRPGMQGVARTVITGDTIEEFDVEILGIMPQQGPTGGSLILIKTSGPLIERTGGIAQGMSGSPVYIDGKLVGAIAYGWGMTDSTVGMLTPIGEMLKLFDTMAQADAKALELEKIKLQEKKTEQNKEEQTSSVAQGEEKSITKELAAAVQDFFPETTEKAALINKMQPKSTALMASGFTQRGLSFLQERLKVYNLTAQEVGNVAGSVSDKPLEPGSAVSADLVKGDLNLGALGTVTYVDQGRVLAFGHPFLKLGDVDYFMSRAWMLTSVKSIASPFKLGVVGEPIGRIKQDRGAGIAGVLGRSPKIIPVLVKVHDRDKGTEREFALQILSSELLSKVLIESSVYNLVDRVLDRNGEGSALVSFNIVADNLPAERKISRKNMFYSQNNITGATTGELYAGMNLLADNRFEKINIVHVDVDVDVTSECKLAKIISAKPGQEKVKAGEKFEIAVKIQPYRGKAQTKIIEYTIPEKFPKGKASLMVRGGASIAWIQAMIKQQQRDSSFLQEEMTRNKSLVQIVDEFNNQDNNQDIVVDILPNFPKEKNNGKQIKKALSNTQNENNPLEMLNPLAGVNNNKTFSSILFGSPFKKAVPTEYLVNGDTMVMVEVE
- a CDS encoding phosphodiester glycosidase family protein, giving the protein MWAIVFILPQNFASAAELRFSTAADKFRLVLELPADASYVELPAQAQKIQYKISTKQKLSDVNTLVQDELVSSLVLDAQRKLLTINLKKNSPYKTLNLINPKRLVVDIYKQLEKKEQIKFLNGLEYTSWRNIVGGRQIWLHILRVDSSQYQARPFLAKKQILGRETVSKIVAGEHLLAGINAAYFDTDGTIIGNTKLQGQIVSTEDMPRASLAISDKWGYKILETAYQGEVILPSGKRLDISAVNRERLDNDLILYNSWYGSSTKTNPYGLEVLVCNGVVQSINPQGNTSLQAGQEILSAHGTMQTELSKLKIGDKVIIRQTLGEKADAYDNILGAGPLLVKAGKILVTAEKESFPADIAVGKAPRSAVGITADQQLLLVTVDGRSDYSGGVTLEELAQYLLDLGAVEAMNFDGGGSSTLVVLNKLLNNPSDGNRQERAIGNILGITRRKLDK